The Corynebacterium jeddahense genome has a window encoding:
- the fmt gene encoding methionyl-tRNA formyltransferase has translation MRLVFAGTPEPAAVALERLINSDHEVVAVLTRPDARKGRGRTLHPSPVKALAVEHGIEVLTPERLSRDDAVRSRLTELAPDAIPVVAYGNLVPADMLDIPEHGWVNLHFSLLPAWRGAAPVQAAIANGDTTTGATTFRIDEGLDTGDILGTLSTDIADGETSGQLLERLALAGADLLAETMDALAAGTAAPRPQPAEGTYAHKIAPADARVDWAAPAAVVERTIRAYTPAPGAWTTLHGDRVKLGPVTVPGGAALEPGAAAFGKNEVRVGTGDRDVALGTIQPPGKKMMNAADWARGLAADAREGVVFE, from the coding sequence ATGCGACTTGTATTCGCCGGCACGCCCGAGCCCGCCGCGGTGGCGCTCGAGCGGCTGATCAATTCCGACCACGAGGTCGTCGCGGTGCTTACGCGCCCCGACGCCCGCAAGGGCCGCGGCCGCACGCTGCACCCATCGCCGGTGAAGGCGCTCGCGGTGGAGCACGGCATCGAGGTGCTCACGCCTGAGCGTCTTTCGCGTGACGACGCCGTCCGGTCGCGCCTCACCGAGCTCGCCCCCGACGCGATCCCGGTCGTCGCGTACGGCAACCTCGTGCCGGCGGACATGCTGGACATCCCCGAGCACGGCTGGGTGAACCTGCACTTCTCGCTGCTGCCCGCCTGGCGCGGCGCCGCGCCCGTCCAGGCCGCCATCGCCAACGGGGACACGACGACGGGCGCGACCACGTTCCGCATCGACGAGGGCCTGGACACCGGCGACATCCTGGGCACGCTCTCCACCGACATCGCCGACGGGGAGACGAGCGGGCAGCTGCTCGAGCGCCTCGCCCTGGCGGGCGCGGACCTACTCGCCGAGACGATGGATGCGCTCGCCGCCGGTACTGCCGCCCCGCGCCCGCAGCCCGCGGAGGGGACCTACGCGCACAAGATCGCGCCGGCGGACGCGCGGGTCGACTGGGCCGCCCCCGCGGCCGTGGTCGAGCGCACGATCCGCGCCTACACGCCCGCGCCCGGCGCGTGGACGACGCTGCACGGCGACCGCGTCAAGCTCGGCCCCGTCACGGTGCCGGGCGGGGCGGCGCTTGAGCCCGGCGCGGCGGCGTTCGGCAAGAACGAGGTCCGGGTCGGCACCGGGGACAGGGACGTCGCCCTCGGCACGATCCAGCCGCCGGGGAAGAAGATGATGAACGCGGCGGACTGGGCCCGCGGGCTCGCCGCCGACGCGCGCGAGGGAGTGGTGTTCGAGTGA
- a CDS encoding riboflavin synthase, whose translation MFTGLVEEIGTVEGLTQLDDAVRIAVHAPKVTADAAPGDSIAVDGVCLTLVGNDGGVFTADVMRETLERSRLGSYAPGARVNLERALAAGQRMGGHIVQGHVDGVGEVVSRTPSAHWEVVRFTLPGRLERYVVEKGSIAVNGTSLTVSAVGEGFFEVSLIPTTLRETTAGGLAPGDPVNLEVDIVAKYVEKMVRG comes from the coding sequence ATGTTTACGGGACTCGTTGAGGAAATCGGCACCGTCGAGGGGCTCACCCAGCTTGACGACGCCGTCCGGATCGCCGTCCACGCCCCCAAGGTCACCGCGGACGCGGCGCCGGGCGACTCGATCGCCGTCGACGGCGTATGCCTGACCCTGGTGGGCAACGACGGGGGCGTGTTCACCGCCGACGTGATGCGCGAGACGCTCGAGCGCTCGCGGCTCGGCTCGTACGCCCCCGGCGCGCGGGTGAACCTCGAGCGCGCGCTCGCGGCGGGGCAGCGCATGGGCGGGCACATCGTCCAGGGCCACGTCGATGGGGTGGGTGAGGTGGTCTCGCGCACGCCGTCCGCGCACTGGGAGGTGGTGCGCTTCACGCTGCCGGGGCGGCTTGAGCGCTACGTCGTGGAGAAGGGCTCGATCGCGGTGAACGGCACCTCGCTCACGGTCTCCGCGGTGGGCGAGGGCTTCTTCGAGGTCTCGCTCATCCCCACCACGCTGCGCGAGACCACCGCGGGCGGGCTCGCCCCGGGCGACCCGGTCAATCTCGAAGTGGACATCGTGGCCAAGTACGTCGAGAAGATGGTGCGGGGATAG
- the ribH gene encoding 6,7-dimethyl-8-ribityllumazine synthase, which translates to MAATGAPEDYHIQAEGMTVAVVYTRWNDKVVDLLLAGARDEARELGVKLEEYAVAGALELPVLAQACAKRYDAVVALGCVIRGETAHFTYVCEAVTNGLARVALDEETPVGNGVLTVEDEDQAYERAGGEDAKEDKGAEAVRAAAGAAAELRKVRALPVRG; encoded by the coding sequence GTGGCCGCGACCGGTGCACCGGAGGACTACCACATACAGGCTGAGGGCATGACTGTCGCAGTCGTCTACACCCGCTGGAACGACAAAGTCGTCGACCTGCTGCTCGCCGGCGCGCGCGACGAGGCGCGCGAGCTGGGCGTGAAGCTGGAGGAGTACGCGGTCGCGGGCGCCCTCGAGCTGCCGGTGCTCGCGCAGGCGTGCGCGAAGCGTTACGACGCGGTCGTGGCGCTCGGCTGCGTCATCCGCGGCGAAACCGCGCACTTCACCTACGTCTGCGAGGCCGTCACCAACGGCCTGGCGCGCGTCGCGCTCGACGAGGAGACCCCGGTGGGCAACGGCGTGCTCACCGTGGAGGACGAGGATCAGGCGTACGAGCGCGCCGGCGGCGAGGACGCGAAGGAAGACAAGGGGGCGGAGGCCGTGCGCGCCGCCGCCGGCGCGGCGGCTGAGCTGCGCAAAGTCAGGGCGCTGCCGGTCAGGGGTTAA
- the uvrC gene encoding excinuclease ABC subunit UvrC has translation MADPQSYRPAPGTIPTDPGVYKFRDRDGRVIYVGKAKNLRARLNNYFQPPQTLHPRTRQMVYTGASVEWTVVASEVEALQLEYTWIKRFDPWFNVMYRDDKTYPMLAVSVRERYPRAFFYRGPKRKGVRYFGPYSHAWAVRETLDLLTRVFPIRTCSNGVFNRHESLGRPCLLGYIDKCAAPCVGRVSEAEYDEIVQGFLGFMSGRSDQLVRGITAQMEEAAENLEFEKAARLRDDLGAVNKVMERQTVVLGQDTDADVIAFDTDELEAAVQIFNVRDGRIRAQRGWVVEKTGDEPGANERLEEGQADPTLPTLMQNFLVQYYSDAVERVRQEEEEDRTIEAQKIRRRGVDQESHAQVAPPMPVPREILVETLPTELHEVTVLLEELRGGPVEIRVPQRGDKRALMETVHKNASEALHQHKLKRVGDLTARSQALQDIQDALGMDEAPLRIECTDISHIQGTDVVASLVVFEDGLPKKNDYRRYRIKEAAGEGHSNDVGSIAEVTRRRFKRYNEDKLANPDEAAEEQTFADERPDGADETTGAKRFAYPPQLFIVDGGKPQVTAAQEVFDELGIVDVQLIGLAKRLEEVWVPDDDEPVILPRNSEGMYLLQQVRDEAHRFAITYHRQQRSKRMRASALDAVPGLGPARRTDLVKHFGSVKKIKEASVEEIQQVKGVGPKLAETIYQHLHE, from the coding sequence TTGGCGGACCCGCAGTCATACCGCCCGGCGCCGGGCACCATCCCGACCGACCCCGGCGTGTACAAGTTCCGCGACCGCGACGGCCGCGTCATCTACGTGGGCAAGGCGAAAAACCTGCGCGCGCGGCTGAATAACTATTTCCAGCCCCCGCAGACGCTGCACCCGCGCACCCGCCAGATGGTCTACACCGGCGCGTCCGTCGAGTGGACCGTCGTCGCCTCCGAGGTGGAGGCGCTGCAGCTCGAGTACACGTGGATCAAGCGCTTCGACCCGTGGTTCAACGTCATGTACCGCGACGACAAGACGTACCCCATGCTCGCGGTGAGCGTGCGGGAGCGCTACCCGCGCGCGTTCTTTTACCGCGGACCGAAGCGCAAGGGGGTGCGCTACTTCGGCCCGTACTCCCACGCGTGGGCGGTGCGCGAGACGCTCGACCTGCTCACGCGCGTGTTCCCGATCCGCACGTGCTCGAACGGCGTGTTCAACCGCCACGAGTCGCTCGGGCGCCCGTGCCTTTTGGGCTACATCGACAAGTGCGCCGCGCCGTGCGTCGGCAGGGTGAGCGAGGCGGAGTACGACGAGATCGTCCAGGGCTTCCTGGGCTTCATGTCGGGGCGCAGCGACCAGCTCGTGCGCGGGATCACGGCGCAGATGGAGGAGGCTGCGGAGAACCTCGAGTTCGAGAAGGCGGCCCGGCTGCGCGACGACCTCGGGGCGGTGAACAAGGTAATGGAGCGCCAGACCGTGGTGCTCGGCCAGGACACCGACGCCGATGTCATCGCCTTCGACACCGACGAGCTCGAGGCCGCGGTGCAGATCTTCAACGTCCGCGACGGCCGTATTCGCGCCCAGCGCGGCTGGGTCGTGGAGAAGACCGGCGACGAGCCGGGCGCGAACGAGCGCCTCGAGGAGGGGCAGGCCGACCCGACCCTGCCCACGCTCATGCAGAACTTCCTCGTGCAGTACTACTCCGACGCCGTCGAGCGCGTGCGGCAAGAGGAGGAGGAAGACCGCACGATTGAGGCGCAGAAGATCCGGCGCCGCGGGGTGGACCAGGAGTCCCACGCGCAGGTGGCGCCCCCGATGCCGGTGCCGCGCGAGATCCTCGTGGAGACGCTGCCGACCGAGCTGCACGAGGTCACGGTGCTGCTGGAGGAGTTGCGCGGCGGGCCCGTGGAGATCCGCGTGCCGCAGCGCGGGGACAAGCGCGCGCTCATGGAGACGGTGCACAAGAACGCCTCCGAGGCGTTGCACCAGCACAAGCTCAAGCGCGTCGGCGACCTCACCGCGCGCTCCCAGGCGCTGCAGGACATCCAGGACGCCCTGGGGATGGACGAGGCGCCGCTGCGCATCGAGTGCACCGACATCTCGCACATCCAGGGCACCGACGTCGTCGCCTCGCTCGTCGTGTTCGAGGACGGGCTGCCTAAGAAGAACGACTACCGCCGCTACCGCATCAAAGAGGCGGCGGGCGAGGGCCACTCGAACGACGTCGGCTCCATCGCGGAGGTGACGCGGCGCCGCTTCAAGCGCTACAACGAGGATAAGCTCGCCAACCCCGACGAGGCCGCCGAGGAGCAGACCTTTGCCGACGAGCGCCCCGACGGCGCCGACGAGACCACCGGCGCGAAGCGCTTCGCCTACCCGCCGCAGCTGTTCATCGTCGACGGCGGCAAGCCCCAGGTGACGGCGGCGCAGGAGGTGTTCGACGAGCTGGGCATCGTCGACGTGCAGCTCATCGGCCTGGCCAAGCGCCTCGAGGAGGTCTGGGTGCCGGACGACGACGAGCCCGTCATCCTCCCGCGCAACTCCGAGGGGATGTACCTGCTCCAGCAGGTGCGCGACGAGGCCCACCGCTTCGCCATCACCTACCACCGCCAGCAGCGCTCGAAGCGCATGCGCGCCTCCGCCCTCGACGCGGTGCCCGGCCTCGGCCCCGCCCGCCGCACCGACCTGGTGAAGCACTTCGGGTCGGTGAAGAAGATCAAGGAAGCCTCGGTCGAGGAGATCCAGCAGGTCAAGGGCGTCGGGCCGAAGCTCGCGGAGACCATCTACCAGCACCTCCACGAGTGA
- the ribD gene encoding bifunctional diaminohydroxyphosphoribosylaminopyrimidine deaminase/5-amino-6-(5-phosphoribosylamino)uracil reductase RibD — MTEGLSAAVAAGDAVRGTTSPNPPVGCALVGPAGDLIATGATSPAGGPHAEVNALRAAGERARGATAVVTLEPCNHTGRTGPCSHALAEAGVARVVYCTADPFAPAAGGADYLRSRGVAVDFRPARVEALQPWLRSVRHGRPSVTWKFAATLDGFTAAADGTSQWITGEAARELVHADRAARDAIVIGTGTALADDPSLTARYPDGSLRPRQPRRVVVGARAVGAGNLARLGFEQYATPQEALAALWDAGARDVLLEGGAGLAGSFLELDLVDAVQAYVAPALLGAGRGVLNRALTDTITGARRFRTTDVRRAGDDVRIEMERDVYGTR, encoded by the coding sequence GTGACCGAGGGGTTGAGCGCGGCCGTCGCGGCGGGCGACGCGGTGCGCGGCACCACCTCACCGAACCCGCCCGTGGGCTGCGCGCTCGTCGGCCCCGCCGGCGACCTCATCGCCACCGGCGCCACCTCGCCCGCCGGCGGGCCCCACGCGGAGGTCAACGCGCTGCGGGCCGCCGGCGAGCGGGCGCGCGGCGCGACCGCGGTGGTCACCCTCGAGCCGTGCAACCACACCGGCCGCACCGGGCCGTGCTCGCACGCGCTGGCGGAGGCGGGCGTCGCGCGCGTGGTGTACTGCACCGCGGATCCCTTCGCCCCGGCCGCCGGCGGGGCGGACTACCTGCGCTCCCGCGGCGTCGCGGTCGACTTCCGCCCAGCGCGGGTGGAGGCGCTGCAGCCGTGGCTGCGCTCCGTGCGTCACGGCCGGCCCAGTGTGACCTGGAAGTTCGCCGCCACCCTCGACGGCTTCACGGCCGCGGCGGACGGCACCAGCCAGTGGATCACCGGCGAGGCGGCCCGCGAGCTCGTGCACGCGGATCGCGCCGCGCGCGACGCGATTGTGATCGGCACCGGCACCGCCCTCGCCGACGACCCGTCGCTCACGGCGCGCTACCCGGACGGCTCGCTCCGGCCGCGGCAGCCGCGCCGCGTGGTCGTGGGCGCCCGGGCCGTGGGCGCGGGAAACCTCGCGCGCCTCGGCTTCGAGCAGTACGCCACGCCCCAGGAGGCGCTTGCCGCCTTGTGGGACGCCGGCGCGCGCGACGTGCTCCTCGAGGGCGGCGCGGGGCTGGCGGGCAGCTTCCTCGAGCTCGACCTCGTCGACGCGGTGCAGGCCTACGTGGCCCCGGCGCTCCTCGGCGCCGGGCGCGGGGTGCTCAACCGCGCGCTCACCGACACCATCACCGGCGCCCGCCGCTTCCGCACCACCGACGTGCGGCGCGCGGGCGACGACGTACGCATAGAAATGGAGCGGGATGTTTACGGGACTCGTTGA
- a CDS encoding RsmB/NOP family class I SAM-dependent RNA methyltransferase: MSGGFRSRSAGRREDKPARQRAASPSATPRQRYSVKGRPAGIGDPAREAAFEVVLRVTRDGAFANLTLPGILRERKIAGRDAAFATELTYGTLRTLGVLDAVIAENSSRELERIAPEVLAALRLGAYQLLYTRVGDHAAVDTSVRLVEAADQAKAKGFANGVLRSIGRTPADEWLARLAPADELGALAFTHAHPEWIARSFAEALGDRAGELEAALEADSARPVVHLVARPGEITAEELALTTGGEVGKYSPYAVYLPEGDPGQLEPVREGLAAVQDEGSQVIARAVTEVPVANDQGRWLDLCAGPGGKAALIGAIARIDGARVDAVEISPHRAELISKTVRDLPVTVHTADGRDPGLAPGYDRVLVDAPCSGLGALRRRPEARWTKSEGDIAELNRLQEELLASAVALAKPGGVVVYSTCSPDVRETRRIVEKQCAKGGVEELDAREFAAGMEDAGAGPSVQMWPHRHGTDAMFFTVLRKTETLG; the protein is encoded by the coding sequence GTGAGTGGCGGATTCAGGTCGAGGTCGGCGGGGCGGCGCGAGGACAAACCCGCGCGGCAGCGCGCCGCGTCCCCCAGCGCGACGCCGCGCCAGCGCTACAGCGTGAAGGGCCGCCCGGCGGGCATCGGGGACCCGGCCCGCGAGGCCGCGTTCGAGGTCGTCCTGCGCGTCACACGCGACGGCGCGTTCGCGAACCTCACGCTGCCCGGCATCTTGCGCGAGCGAAAGATTGCGGGGCGCGACGCCGCGTTCGCCACCGAGCTGACGTACGGCACGCTGCGCACCCTCGGCGTGCTCGACGCCGTCATCGCGGAGAACTCCTCGCGCGAGCTCGAGCGGATCGCCCCGGAGGTGCTCGCCGCGCTGCGCCTCGGGGCGTACCAGCTGCTGTACACCCGGGTGGGCGACCACGCGGCGGTGGACACGTCGGTACGCCTCGTCGAGGCCGCGGACCAGGCGAAGGCGAAGGGGTTCGCGAACGGGGTGCTGCGCTCGATCGGGCGCACGCCCGCAGACGAGTGGCTCGCGAGGCTCGCGCCGGCGGACGAGCTCGGGGCGCTCGCGTTCACCCACGCCCACCCCGAGTGGATCGCGCGCTCGTTCGCCGAGGCGCTCGGCGACCGGGCGGGCGAGCTCGAGGCCGCGCTCGAGGCGGATTCGGCGCGCCCGGTGGTGCACCTCGTCGCGCGCCCGGGCGAGATCACCGCGGAGGAGCTCGCGCTGACCACCGGTGGCGAGGTGGGGAAGTACTCCCCGTACGCCGTGTACCTGCCTGAGGGCGACCCGGGCCAGCTCGAGCCGGTGCGCGAGGGCCTCGCCGCGGTGCAGGACGAGGGCTCCCAGGTCATCGCGCGCGCCGTCACCGAGGTCCCCGTCGCAAACGATCAAGGTCGCTGGCTTGACCTGTGCGCGGGTCCGGGCGGGAAGGCCGCGCTCATCGGGGCGATTGCGCGTATCGACGGCGCCCGCGTCGACGCCGTCGAAATCAGCCCCCACCGCGCCGAGCTCATCAGCAAGACGGTGCGCGACCTGCCGGTGACGGTCCACACCGCGGACGGGCGCGACCCGGGGCTTGCGCCCGGCTACGACCGCGTGCTCGTCGACGCGCCGTGTTCCGGGCTCGGCGCGCTGCGGCGGCGCCCCGAGGCGCGCTGGACGAAGTCGGAGGGCGACATCGCCGAGCTCAACCGGCTGCAGGAGGAGCTGCTCGCCTCCGCCGTCGCGCTGGCGAAGCCGGGCGGGGTGGTGGTGTACTCGACGTGCTCGCCGGATGTGCGTGAGACCCGGAGGATCGTCGAGAAGCAGTGTGCGAAGGGCGGGGTCGAGGAGCTCGATGCGCGCGAGTTCGCGGCCGGCATGGAGGACGCGGGCGCGGGGCCGAGCGTGCAGATGTGGCCGCACCGCCACGGCACCGACGCGATGTTTTTCACCGTGCTGCGCAAGACGGAAACGCTAGGGTAG
- the rpe gene encoding ribulose-phosphate 3-epimerase — protein MIQIAPSILAANYAALGEDVRKVANADLIHVDIMDGHFVPNLSFGPDVTRAVDGVTDQFLDIHLMIEEPERWFDTYAKAGGDRLVFHVEAVRDHVAAAKQCRELGVQSGFAIKPRTAIEPYLDDLEHFDEVMVMSVEPGFGGQKFMPEVLGKVMALRDRIAQAGLDTVIGIDGGIANATIAQAAAAGVDAFVAGSAVFGADDPAQAVERLRELASEARQA, from the coding sequence ATGATCCAGATTGCCCCATCGATCCTGGCGGCCAACTACGCCGCGCTCGGCGAGGACGTGCGCAAAGTGGCCAACGCGGACCTTATCCACGTGGACATCATGGACGGCCACTTCGTGCCCAACCTCTCGTTCGGGCCCGACGTCACGCGCGCCGTGGACGGCGTGACCGACCAGTTCCTCGACATACACCTCATGATCGAGGAGCCGGAGCGCTGGTTCGACACCTACGCCAAGGCTGGCGGTGACCGCCTCGTCTTCCACGTCGAGGCGGTACGCGACCACGTCGCGGCGGCCAAGCAGTGCCGCGAGCTGGGGGTGCAGTCCGGGTTCGCCATCAAGCCTCGCACGGCGATCGAGCCGTACCTCGACGACCTCGAGCACTTCGACGAGGTCATGGTCATGAGCGTCGAGCCCGGCTTCGGCGGGCAGAAGTTCATGCCGGAGGTGCTGGGCAAGGTGATGGCGTTGCGCGACCGCATCGCGCAGGCGGGGCTGGACACGGTGATCGGCATCGACGGCGGCATCGCCAACGCCACCATCGCGCAGGCCGCGGCCGCGGGCGTGGACGCGTTCGTCGCCGGCTCCGCGGTGTTCGGCGCGGACGACCCGGCGCAGGCGGTCGAGCGGCTGCGCGAGCTCGCCAGCGAGGCGCGGCAGGCGTGA
- a CDS encoding bifunctional 3,4-dihydroxy-2-butanone-4-phosphate synthase/GTP cyclohydrolase II — protein MTDPAPSHSTLDSVEEAIAAVRGGGAVVVVDSEDRENEGDLIFAAEDATPELVAFMVHHTSGYICVSMSDERATALGLPPMVARNEDLHGTAYAVTVDAATGTTGISARSRAATIALLADASATADRFTRPGHVVPLRAREGGVLARPGHTEAAVDIARLAGKAPVGALCEIVSEDDPTDMARFDELRRFADAHGLPMISIEQLAAYRRRTERTVERGAAAHLPTEYGDFTAVGYRDTVSGVEHVALVAGGVETLRGADDLLVRVHSECLTGDVFASRRCDCGPQLHESLRRVQGAGRGVVIYLRGHEGRGIGLLAKLEAYRLQDEGLDTVDANLEQGLPVDAREYSAAGQILADLGVGSVDLLTNNPAKADALAGYGPRLAGRSRIEVVPNHDNIAYLRTKRDRMGHDLPGVGQWLNTHPGYDK, from the coding sequence ATGACTGATCCGGCCCCCTCGCACAGCACCCTCGATTCCGTAGAAGAGGCGATCGCCGCGGTCCGCGGGGGCGGCGCCGTCGTCGTCGTGGACAGCGAGGACCGCGAGAACGAAGGCGACCTCATCTTCGCCGCCGAGGACGCCACCCCCGAGCTCGTCGCGTTCATGGTGCACCACACCTCGGGCTACATCTGCGTGTCCATGTCAGACGAGCGCGCCACCGCGCTCGGCCTGCCGCCGATGGTGGCCCGCAACGAGGACCTCCACGGCACCGCCTACGCCGTCACGGTCGACGCCGCCACCGGCACGACCGGCATCTCCGCGCGCTCGCGGGCGGCGACGATCGCCTTGCTCGCCGACGCCTCCGCCACCGCCGACCGCTTCACCCGCCCGGGGCACGTCGTGCCGCTGCGTGCTCGTGAGGGAGGGGTGCTCGCCAGGCCGGGACACACCGAGGCCGCCGTCGACATCGCCCGGCTCGCCGGCAAGGCCCCGGTCGGCGCGCTGTGCGAGATCGTCTCGGAGGACGACCCGACCGACATGGCCCGCTTCGACGAGCTGCGCCGCTTCGCCGACGCCCACGGCCTGCCGATGATCTCCATCGAGCAGCTCGCCGCGTACCGGCGCCGCACCGAGCGCACCGTCGAGCGCGGGGCCGCGGCGCACCTGCCCACCGAGTACGGCGACTTCACGGCCGTCGGCTACCGCGACACCGTGAGCGGGGTGGAGCACGTGGCGCTCGTGGCCGGAGGCGTCGAGACGCTGCGCGGCGCCGACGACCTCCTCGTGCGGGTGCACTCGGAGTGCCTCACCGGCGACGTCTTCGCCTCCCGGCGCTGCGACTGCGGACCACAGCTCCACGAGTCGCTGCGCCGCGTGCAGGGGGCCGGCCGCGGCGTCGTGATCTACCTGCGCGGGCACGAGGGCCGGGGGATCGGTCTGCTGGCGAAGCTCGAGGCGTACCGGCTCCAGGACGAGGGGCTGGACACCGTCGACGCGAACCTCGAGCAGGGCCTGCCCGTCGACGCGCGGGAGTACTCCGCGGCGGGCCAGATCCTCGCAGACCTCGGGGTGGGCTCCGTCGATCTGCTCACGAACAACCCCGCCAAGGCCGACGCGCTGGCCGGCTACGGCCCGCGCCTCGCCGGGCGAAGTAGGATCGAGGTCGTTCCCAACCACGACAACATCGCGTACCTGCGCACGAAGCGCGACCGGATGGGCCACGACCTGCCCGGCGTCGGGCAGTGGCTGAACACCCACCCGGGGTACGACAAGTAA
- the def gene encoding peptide deformylase yields MAIREIRLFGDPVLNSAASPVAAFDAGLERLVADMLETMDHAGGVGLAANQVGLARRVFVFDCQGLRGHIVNPRWRPLGEAMQTGAEGCLSVPGVRGEVTRHNTVVASGQDCHGRPLALRATGLLARCIQHETDHLDGVMFMRRMAPEQRKQAMAAIRAADWS; encoded by the coding sequence ATGGCCATCCGCGAGATCCGACTGTTCGGCGACCCCGTCCTCAACTCCGCCGCGTCGCCCGTCGCCGCGTTCGACGCGGGCCTGGAGCGCCTGGTCGCGGACATGCTGGAGACGATGGACCACGCCGGCGGGGTGGGGCTGGCCGCGAACCAGGTCGGGCTCGCCCGGCGGGTGTTCGTCTTCGACTGCCAGGGGCTGCGCGGCCACATCGTGAACCCGCGGTGGCGCCCCCTCGGCGAGGCGATGCAGACGGGCGCGGAGGGCTGCCTGTCCGTGCCCGGGGTGCGCGGCGAGGTGACGCGGCACAACACCGTGGTCGCCAGCGGTCAGGACTGCCACGGCCGTCCGCTCGCCCTGCGCGCGACGGGGCTGCTGGCCCGCTGCATCCAGCACGAGACCGACCACCTCGACGGGGTCATGTTCATGCGGCGCATGGCGCCCGAGCAGCGCAAGCAAGCGATGGCGGCGATCCGCGCCGCAGACTGGAGCTAA
- a CDS encoding PH domain-containing protein, protein MAEPHNPVASENEVAYLNALDPHATTTTKPWELEISSPFLRKLALGWVIVVMAVHFFMAWAVDVEFTGVAITGVDKLAFVGVGLIISVLSWIALTRPRVRVNADGVEVANIIGTRFYPWAVIYGLSFPKGSRMARLELPEFEYVPLWAIQSGDKERAIRAVDDFRALEAKYMPQD, encoded by the coding sequence GTGGCTGAACCGCACAACCCAGTGGCGAGCGAGAACGAGGTCGCGTACCTCAACGCGCTCGACCCGCACGCGACGACCACGACGAAGCCGTGGGAGCTCGAGATTTCCTCGCCGTTTTTGCGCAAGCTCGCGCTCGGCTGGGTGATCGTCGTCATGGCGGTGCACTTCTTCATGGCCTGGGCGGTGGACGTGGAGTTCACCGGCGTGGCCATCACCGGGGTGGACAAGCTGGCCTTCGTCGGCGTCGGGCTGATCATCTCGGTGCTGTCCTGGATCGCGCTCACCCGCCCCCGGGTGCGCGTCAACGCGGACGGCGTCGAGGTGGCCAACATCATCGGCACCCGCTTCTACCCGTGGGCCGTCATCTACGGCCTGAGCTTCCCGAAGGGCTCGCGCATGGCCCGCCTCGAGCTGCCCGAGTTCGAGTACGTCCCGCTCTGGGCGATCCAGTCCGGCGACAAAGAGCGCGCGATCCGCGCCGTGGACGACTTCCGCGCGCTCGAAGCCAAGTACATGCCGCAGGATTAA